From a single Collimonas pratensis genomic region:
- a CDS encoding ABC transporter ATP-binding protein codes for MIKISGLTFDYPGHRALHQVSLEVEAGSVTALVGSNGAGKTTLMRCIAGLETPLAGSISVAGMDVLEQPREVHRIMGYLSDFYGLYQTLTVAQCFEYAAAAQGLPEAEIAQAIQTTARQLGLSDRLQQTCDKLSRGLRQRVAIGQAIIHGPKILLLDEPASGLDPEARASLAGLFRQLQANGMTLLVSSHILAELDEYSSHMLALREGRVLEYRALVHNGSQQALGQSPPRSLRLMLAQPDARLQAQLAAEPALQVTASDERSAEFNFSGDEHAQAALLARLVGAGLPVCGFADQKENLQQSYLRSVASYENGQTSNPGKSGSAS; via the coding sequence ATGATAAAAATCTCTGGCCTTACCTTCGACTACCCCGGCCATCGCGCCCTGCACCAGGTCAGCCTGGAAGTCGAAGCCGGCAGCGTGACTGCGCTGGTCGGCTCCAACGGCGCCGGCAAAACCACGCTGATGCGCTGCATCGCCGGCCTCGAAACTCCGCTCGCCGGATCCATCAGCGTGGCCGGCATGGACGTGCTGGAACAGCCGCGCGAAGTACATCGGATCATGGGCTACCTGTCCGATTTCTACGGCTTGTACCAGACGCTGACCGTGGCCCAATGCTTTGAATATGCCGCGGCAGCGCAAGGCTTGCCGGAAGCGGAGATTGCCCAGGCGATCCAGACCACCGCCCGCCAGCTGGGACTGAGCGACCGCCTGCAACAGACTTGCGACAAACTGTCGCGCGGCCTGCGTCAGCGGGTCGCCATCGGCCAAGCCATCATCCACGGACCGAAAATCCTGCTGCTGGACGAGCCCGCCTCCGGCCTCGACCCAGAAGCCCGCGCCAGCCTGGCGGGGCTGTTCCGTCAGTTGCAGGCCAATGGCATGACGCTGCTGGTGTCGTCGCACATCCTGGCCGAGCTGGATGAATACTCTAGCCATATGCTGGCGCTGCGCGAAGGGCGGGTGCTGGAGTACCGCGCCCTGGTCCACAACGGCAGCCAGCAAGCGCTGGGACAATCCCCGCCGCGCTCGCTGCGGCTGATGCTGGCCCAGCCAGACGCCAGGCTGCAGGCACAGCTGGCCGCGGAACCGGCGCTGCAAGTCACCGCCAGCGATGAGCGCAGCGCCGAATTCAACTTCAGCGGCGACGAGCACGCCCAGGCCGCCCTGCTGGCGCGCCTGGTCGGCGCCGGCCTGCCGGTCTGCGGTTTCGCCGATCAAAAAGAAAACCTGCAGCAATCCTATCTGCGTTCGGTAGCAAGCTACGAAAACGGACAAACCAGCAACCCAGGCAAAAGCGGGAGCGCATCGTGA
- a CDS encoding Spy/CpxP family protein refolding chaperone: protein MQGKPLSSTVKLASLAVMAALSLGLARPALASPVMDFRTEDLLSVADGLKDDLHLNPNQQTLWRQLEGKSRSIISERQKRQQLIQASMANGLNNPTLDLRQLSAAIDAESALALQDGRQLRELWLTMNDALDDQQRQTARAFLADRLQRVDVASCDRSSVVPKDKSSDKGHGKGMGGMGGGGGMGGGSSSMGNGL from the coding sequence ATGCAAGGAAAGCCGCTGTCATCCACCGTGAAGCTTGCTTCGTTGGCCGTCATGGCCGCCCTGAGTCTGGGCCTGGCGAGGCCAGCGCTGGCCTCGCCGGTGATGGACTTCCGCACTGAAGACCTGCTGTCGGTCGCCGACGGCCTGAAGGACGATCTGCACCTGAATCCGAACCAGCAAACCTTGTGGCGTCAGCTGGAAGGCAAGTCGCGCAGCATCATCAGCGAACGCCAAAAGCGGCAGCAGCTGATCCAGGCCAGCATGGCGAACGGCTTGAATAATCCGACGCTGGACCTGCGCCAGCTGTCGGCCGCGATCGACGCCGAGTCGGCTTTGGCGCTGCAGGACGGACGCCAGCTGCGCGAGCTGTGGCTGACCATGAACGATGCGCTCGACGACCAGCAGCGGCAGACCGCAAGAGCTTTCCTGGCGGACCGGCTGCAACGGGTCGACGTCGCGTCTTGCGACCGCAGCTCGGTGGTGCCCAAGGATAAGTCGTCCGACAAGGGACATGGCAAGGGCATGGGTGGCATGGGCGGTGGCGGCGGTATGGGAGGCGGAAGTTCGTCGATGGGCAACGGTTTGTAA